The stretch of DNA AAGCCGAACGTGTATTACTACTTCAAATCCAAGGACAACCTCTACCGCGAGGTCCTGGAAAGCATCATCGCGCCGATCATGCAGGCTTCGACGCCGTTCAATGCCGACGGTGACCCGAAAGAAGTGTTGAGTTCGTACATCCGCTCGAAAATCCGCATCTCGCGTGACCTGCCGCATGCCTCGAAGGTGTTCGCCAGCGAAATCATGCATGGCGCACCGCACCTGTCGCCGAACCAGGTGGAGCAGTTGAACGAGCAGGCCCGGCACAACATCGAGTGCATCCAGCGCTGGATCGACCGCGGGCAGATTGCCCATGTCGATGCCCACCACCTGATGTTCAGCATCTGGGCCGCGACCCAGACCTATGCCGATTTCGACTGGCAGATCTCGGCAGTGACCGGCAAGGCCAAGCTGGCCGACAGCGACTACGATGCTGCGGCCGACACCATCATCCGCATGGTGCTGAAGGGCTGTGAGCCCGAGGCGGCCTGACAATCGGCATAGGCTTCTTCGCGGCTGAACCCGCTCCCACAGGAGCACCACAGGCCTGAAGCTTGTGGAATCCCTGTGGGAGCGGGTTTACCCGCGAACAGGCCGGAACAGGCTACATCGGTTTAGGCAGCTACACCCGCATCCGCCTTCAACCCCACCTCTTCGATCGCACTGATCGCGCACTGCTCGTCGATATCCGACGTATCGCCGCTGATCCCTACCGCACCCAGCACCTTGCCGTCCTGATCACGAATCAGCACACCACCCGGCGCCGGCACCACCGGCCGTTCGCCCAAGCCGTTCAACGCCGCGAAAAACGCCGGACGCTGCTGCGCATCGAGCGCCAGCAAACGCGAGCCCTTGCCCAGGGCAATCGCCCCCCAGGCTTTGCCGGTAGCCACTTCCGGGCGGATCAGGCTGGCACCGTCCTCGCGCTGCAAGGCCAGCAGGTGCCCACCGGCATCAAGCACGGCCACGGTCAGTGGCGCTGCATTGATCTTGCGGCCCGCCGCCAGCGCGGCGTTCACCAGGCTGACAGCGACTTTCAGGTTCAAAGCGTTCATGGAAAGGTCCTCTTCTTGTTGTGAGAAGCCCTGAGGGCAGGTGAAAAACCAATAAGCCAATAGAACACAACTGAATGTATTTTTGTATACAATAAATTGAAACGATCGTATGCGAGACCGCAAACCGCTGTTTTCACGGGCGCTCGAACGAAAGCGACGCAACCCGACGAAAACCCGTTGACCTGAGCGGCCAGCCGTGAATACACTTTGGCACAAAGCAAGTTGTATACAATTACAAAATCGATGAGGCACAAACCATGAGCAAAATGAGAGCAATCGATGCAGCCGTTCTGGTCATGCGCCGTGAAGGTGTAGATACCGCGTTCGGCATCCCGGGGGCTGCCATCAACCCGTTGTACTCGGCCCTGAAGAAAGTCGGTGGCATCGATCACGTCCTCGCTCGTCACGTCGAAGGCGCCTCGCACATGGCCGAGGGCTACACCCGTGCCAACCCAGGCAACATCGGCGTGTGCATCGGCACCTCCGGCCCAGCCGGCACCGACATGGTCACCGGCCTGTACAGCGCCTCGGCCGACTCCATCCCGATCCTCTGCATCACCGGCCAGGCGCCGCGTGCTCGCCTGCACAAGGAAGACTTCCAGGCTGTCGACATCACCAGCATCGTCAAGCCGGTGACCAAGTGGGCAACCACCGTTCTGGAGCCAGGCCAGGTGCCGTACGCCTTCCAGAAAGCCTTCTATGAAATGCGCACCGGCCGCCCAGGCCCTGTATTGATCGACCTGCCGTTCGACGTGCAGATGGCCGAAATCGAATTCGACATCGACGCCTACGAGCCGCTGCCGGTCAACAAGCCGTCCGCTACCCGCGTACAGGCTGAAAAGGCCCTGGCCCTGCTCAATGACGCCGAACGCCCACTGCTGGTAGCCGGTGGCGGCATCATCAACGCCGACGCCAGCGACAAGCTGGTCGAGTTCGCCGAACTGACCGGCGTGCCGGTAATCCCGACCCTGATGGGCTGGGGCACCATCCCTGACGACCACGAACTGATGGTCGGCATGGTCGGCCTGCAGACCTCGCACCGCTACGGCAACGCCACCCTGCTCAAATCCGACCTGGTATTCGGTATCGGTAACCGCTGGGCCAACCGCCACACCGGTTCCGTCGACGTTTACACCGAAGGCCGCAAATTCGTGCACGTGGACATCGAACCGACCCAGATCGGCCGCGTGTTCACCCCGGACCTGGGTATCGTGTCCGACGCCGGCAAGGCACTGGACGTGTTCCTCGAAGTGGCCCGCGAGTGGAAAGCCGCAGGCAAGCTGAAGTGCCGCAAGGCCTGGCTGCAAGACTGCCAGGAGCGCAAGGCCACCCTGCAGCGCAAGACCCACTTCGACAACGTGCCGGTCAAGCCGCAGCGCGTGTACGAAGAGATGAACCAGGTATTCGGCAAGGACACCACCTACGTCAGCACCATCGGCCTGTCGCAGATTGCCGGCGCGCAGTTCCTGCACGTGTACAAGCCACGCCACTGGATCAACTGCGGCCAGGCCGGCCCGCTGGGCTGGACCATCCCTGCCGCCCTCGGCGTGGTCAAGGCCGACCCGAAACGCAAGGTTGTCGCGCTGTCCGGTGACTACGACTTCCAGTTCATGATCGAAGAGCTGGCTGTAGGCGCGCAGTTCAACCTGCCGTACGTCCACGTGCTGGTGAACAACGCCTACCTGGGCCTGATCCGTCAGGCACAGCGTGGCTTCGACATGGATTACTGTGTACAACTGGCGTTCGAGAACATCAACTCGACCGACGCCGCCACCTACGGTGTCGACCACGTCGCTGTGGTCGAAGGCCTGGGCTGCAAGGCCATCCGCGTGTTCGAGCCGGCAGAAATCGCCCCTGCCCTGCTCAAGGCGCAGAAGATGGCCGAAGAGTTCCGCGTGCCGGTCGTGGTCGAAGTGATCCTCGAGCGTGTGACCAACATTTCCATGGGCACCGAGATCAACGCGGTCAACGAGTTCGAAGACCTGGCCCTGGTCGGCAACGACGCGCCAACCGCCATCTCGCTGCTGGACTGATCGCCTGCCGCCCCCAGGCATGCCCTGGGGGCCTTCATCGCAAGGAGACAACTCATGCCTCGCTTCGCTGCCAACCTGTCCATGCTGTTCACCGAACAGGACTTCCTGGCCCGCTTCAAGGCTGCCGCCGACGCTGGTTTCAGCGGCGTCGAATACCTCTTCCCGTACGATTTCAGCGCTGCCGAAATCAAGCAGCAGCTGGACGCCAACGGCCTGACCCAGGTGCTGTTCAACCTGCCGGCGGGCGACTGGGCAAAAGGTGAGCGCGGTATCACCTGCCACCCCGACCGCGTCGAGGAATTCCGCGCCGGTGTCGACAAGGCCATCGAGTACGCCAAGGTGCTGGGCAACACCCAGGTCAACGCCCTGGCCGGCATTCGCCCACAAGGCCCGGACTGCGCCACCGTGCGCAAGACCTTCGTGGAAAACCTGCGCTACGCCGCCGACAAGCTCAAGTCCGCCGGGATCCGCCTGGTCATGGAAATGATCAACACCCGCGACATCCCGGGCTTCTACCTGAACACCACGAAGCAGGCCCTGGAAATCCAGGCGGAAGTCGGCAGCGACAACCTGTTCCTGCAGTACGACATCTACCACATGCAGATCATGGAAGGTGACCTGGCTCGCACCATGGAAGCCAACCTGAAACTGATCAACCACATCCAGCTGGCCGACAACCCAGGCCGCAACGAACCAGGCACCGGCGAGATCAACTACCGCTTCCTGTTCGAGCACCTGGACCGCATCGGCTACCAGGGCTGGGTGGGCGCGGAGTACAAGCCGCTGACCACCACCGAAGCAGGCCTGGGCTGGCTGAAAACGCACAACGCCATCTAAGACAGTACGCGAAACCTTGTAGGAGCGGCCTTGTGTCGCGAAAGGGGTGTTTAGCGCCCCCAGGATTTCAGCCAAGGCAAAGATTGCCGGGGCTGCAGCGCAGCTTTTTCGCGACACAAGGCCGCTCCTACAGAGATACAACAAATACAACGAGGTAATCTCTCATGGCTAAAATCGGTTTCATCGGCACCGGCATCATGGGCAAGCCCATGGCTCAGAACCTGCAGAAAGCAGGTCACAGCATCTTCGTTTCCACCCACCACGACGCCGCCCCGGCTGACCTGATCGCCGCTGGCGCAGTCGCCCTGGCCAACCCGAAGGAAGTGGCCCAGGAAGCCGAATTCATCATCGTCATGGTCCCGGACACCCCGCAGGTCGAAAGCGTCCTGTTCGGTGAGAACGGCGTGGCTGAAGGCGTGGGCCCGAACAAGGTAGTGATCGACATGAGCTCGATCTCCCCTACCGCCACCAAAGCCTTCGCCGAGAAGATCAAGGCCACTGGCGCTGCCTACCTGGACGCCCCGGTGTCCGGTGGCGAAGTCGGTGCCAAGGCCGCGACCCTGAGCATCATGGTCGGTGGTTGCCCGAAAGCCTTCGAGCGCACCCTGCCGCTGTTCGAAGCCATGGGCAAGAACATCACCCGCGTCGGTGGTAACGGCGACGGCCAGACCGCCAAGGTGGCCAACCAGATCATCGTCGCCCTGAACATCCAGGCCGTTGCCGAAGCCCTGCTGTTCGCCGCCAAGAACGGCGCAGACCCGGCCAAGGTACGTGAAGCCCTGATGGGCGGCTTCGCTTCGTCGAAGATCCTCGAAGTGCACGCCGAGCGCATGATCAAAGGCACCTTCGACCCAGGTTTCCGCATCAACCTGCACCAGAAGGACCTCAACCTGGCCCTGCAAGGCGCCAAGGAACTGGGCATCAACCTGCCCAACACCTCCAATGCCCAGCAAGTGTTCAACACCTGCCAGGCCCTGGGCGGCGGCAACTGGGACCACTCGGCACTGATCAAAGGCCTGGAGCACATGGCCAACTTCTCGATCCGCGACGACAAGTAAGCCTGTACCGGCCCTTCGCGGATAAATCCGCTCCTACACACTACC from Pseudomonas putida encodes:
- the hyi gene encoding hydroxypyruvate isomerase, with product MPRFAANLSMLFTEQDFLARFKAAADAGFSGVEYLFPYDFSAAEIKQQLDANGLTQVLFNLPAGDWAKGERGITCHPDRVEEFRAGVDKAIEYAKVLGNTQVNALAGIRPQGPDCATVRKTFVENLRYAADKLKSAGIRLVMEMINTRDIPGFYLNTTKQALEIQAEVGSDNLFLQYDIYHMQIMEGDLARTMEANLKLINHIQLADNPGRNEPGTGEINYRFLFEHLDRIGYQGWVGAEYKPLTTTEAGLGWLKTHNAI
- a CDS encoding GlcG/HbpS family heme-binding protein, which codes for MNALNLKVAVSLVNAALAAGRKINAAPLTVAVLDAGGHLLALQREDGASLIRPEVATGKAWGAIALGKGSRLLALDAQQRPAFFAALNGLGERPVVPAPGGVLIRDQDGKVLGAVGISGDTSDIDEQCAISAIEEVGLKADAGVAA
- the gcl gene encoding glyoxylate carboligase, which translates into the protein MSKMRAIDAAVLVMRREGVDTAFGIPGAAINPLYSALKKVGGIDHVLARHVEGASHMAEGYTRANPGNIGVCIGTSGPAGTDMVTGLYSASADSIPILCITGQAPRARLHKEDFQAVDITSIVKPVTKWATTVLEPGQVPYAFQKAFYEMRTGRPGPVLIDLPFDVQMAEIEFDIDAYEPLPVNKPSATRVQAEKALALLNDAERPLLVAGGGIINADASDKLVEFAELTGVPVIPTLMGWGTIPDDHELMVGMVGLQTSHRYGNATLLKSDLVFGIGNRWANRHTGSVDVYTEGRKFVHVDIEPTQIGRVFTPDLGIVSDAGKALDVFLEVAREWKAAGKLKCRKAWLQDCQERKATLQRKTHFDNVPVKPQRVYEEMNQVFGKDTTYVSTIGLSQIAGAQFLHVYKPRHWINCGQAGPLGWTIPAALGVVKADPKRKVVALSGDYDFQFMIEELAVGAQFNLPYVHVLVNNAYLGLIRQAQRGFDMDYCVQLAFENINSTDAATYGVDHVAVVEGLGCKAIRVFEPAEIAPALLKAQKMAEEFRVPVVVEVILERVTNISMGTEINAVNEFEDLALVGNDAPTAISLLD
- a CDS encoding TetR/AcrR family transcriptional regulator — encoded protein: MSTIRERNKELILRAASEEFADKGFAATKTSDIAAKAGLPKPNVYYYFKSKDNLYREVLESIIAPIMQASTPFNADGDPKEVLSSYIRSKIRISRDLPHASKVFASEIMHGAPHLSPNQVEQLNEQARHNIECIQRWIDRGQIAHVDAHHLMFSIWAATQTYADFDWQISAVTGKAKLADSDYDAAADTIIRMVLKGCEPEAA
- a CDS encoding 2-hydroxy-3-oxopropionate reductase produces the protein MAKIGFIGTGIMGKPMAQNLQKAGHSIFVSTHHDAAPADLIAAGAVALANPKEVAQEAEFIIVMVPDTPQVESVLFGENGVAEGVGPNKVVIDMSSISPTATKAFAEKIKATGAAYLDAPVSGGEVGAKAATLSIMVGGCPKAFERTLPLFEAMGKNITRVGGNGDGQTAKVANQIIVALNIQAVAEALLFAAKNGADPAKVREALMGGFASSKILEVHAERMIKGTFDPGFRINLHQKDLNLALQGAKELGINLPNTSNAQQVFNTCQALGGGNWDHSALIKGLEHMANFSIRDDK